TAGCAGTGATCTCATTGTAACGGAATTCCGGCTGCGCTCATAGTCTGAATTATGTTAAAATATAGTTGTCTTACAGTTCACTAATGAATAGGAGAGTGGTGCCATATGGCACGAACCAAAACACAAAAAGCCTTGTTAAAGGCAGAGCGCTCAGGCACCTGGTGCGCAGCTCAAAGTCGAAGATCCAATGGGGATTATGGCGCCATTTCACAGCATGTACGATTAACGCCGAGCAAGCAACAGCAACTGAATAAGAATAAACACAAGGAGCGGATCTTCCAAGATGATGCTCCTTTTCATTTGGCAATTTGATAAGGTGATGTAACTAAGAATATACTGATAGAAGACATAGATGGATAGGAGATATGTAACTAATGAAACAAAACAAATATGACGATACGAATTTCTTCTCAGCGTATAAGCAAATGCCACGTTCCATTGGGGGACTTGAAGCCGCAGGAGAATGGCATGTACTAAAGTCACTCCTCCCAGATTTACATAATAAAAGTGTTCTTGATTTAGGCTGCGGATTTGGCTGGCACTGTTTGTATGCACGTGAGCAGCAGGCAAGTTCAGTCATTGGCGTAGATATCTCTGAAAAAATGCTTCAAGAAGCGCGTGAAAAAACAAACGACCCAGCAATCTCTTATATCCAGATGCCGATTGAGGATATTGATTTTGCGAGCGAACAATTTGATGTGGTCATTAGTTCACTGGCCTTTCATTATATCGAGTCCTTTGAAGCTATTTGCCGAAAGGTACATACTTACCTAAAGCCAGGCGGCAGTTTTATATTTTCAGTGGAACATCCCATCTTTACTTCTCGAAATGAACAAGACTGGTATGTGGATGACCAAGGAAAACGTCTACATTGGCCTGTCGATCATTATCAGACTGAGGGATTGCGTGAGACCACTTTCTTAACAGAAAATGTGATTAAGTATCACCGCACCATCTCAACCTATTTCAATGACTTGATTGAAGCCGGGTTTGCTATCAAAGCAGTTAGAGAGCCTAAGCCTTCAGAAGAAATGAAAAACGATCCGTGGATGAAGGACGAGGATCGAAGACCAATGTTCCTAATTATTTCAGCTGAAAAACAATAATCTCACCAACCAGAGTTTTGTATGAGTATTGAAGCAAGGGCTATGCCTGAAGTAGTTTATCTACTAAAGGGACAGCCCTGTTTTCATTTATGCGGCGTATCTTTAATCATACTTGTGCTCTGCTGTGTACACGGTACTGTCTAGGAGACATGCCGAATCGACTTCGGAATACGCGGTGAAAATAAGTGTAATTTGCAAAACCACAGGTTTCTGCTACTTGCTCCAGCGGCATTGGACTGAAGGTTATTCGTTCTCTTGCCATCTCTAACCGGACATCATTTACATATTTAATAATGCTGGTACCGAAGGCTTCCTTAAACAAATGAACGGCACGGGAGACAGATATATCTACATGCGCTGCAACATCCTCTAAGAGAAAAGGCAAGGTTGCATGTTCCTCTACATATTGCTTCATGCGGTAAGCTAGGTAACCTTTTGGTGAAATGGCTGGCTGATCTGTAATGAGGCGGTCGATTTCCATACATAGGATTTGTAAATAACAGGCAGATATCGCTGGTGAGAAATCCGAAAGACGTCTATGCTCAAGAATCAGCTGGCGAAACAAGCCGAGAAAATTCTCACTTAAAGGCACACTTAAGAGTGAGGGTCTCTGAGCACGTTCCCACCATTCAGCAATCCATGTTCCTTCACAAAAAATATGATAATCTCCGCTTTCAATCCGCGGCTTACCTACAGGATACTCTTCCTTATCAATGATTAAATAATAAGGATCATTAGGAGCGAAGAGCATGATATCGCCGCTCTCCACTGGAGTCATCACACCGTCGATCATTGCTCTGCTTCGACCCTCTGTTTGCAGACGAATTAAATAGTTCTGATTTCCATGACTGTGAGACATATGAAAAGGTTTGCGGTGAAAAGAAAATCCGGCGGATAATACGTGACAGGTAGTTGATTGAGTCATGGTTCCTCCTTGATGTTCAGAAATGATAATCAGATTGTTCATGTTTTAATCATATTATTCATTTTATTATATACGCTTTCATATTACTATGTACCTAAGCAATAAAGAAAGAAATCGACCATCTACGCTATACGGAGTCGATATTAGCTATGCAAACAAGAATGGCAGTTAAAGGAAACTAATGGGAATCAGATTAGTCAATTCTGCAACAGCATTATTGTTCAAGTGATTGCTGCTATTGATCTCTTTGGGGACGAGCAGCGGAAAGAAGTTTAAACGAATTAGTAAGCTAACCCTAAACCCATTGGAGTGATTAGAACATGCTGAAGAT
This Paenibacillus sp. FSL R5-0345 DNA region includes the following protein-coding sequences:
- a CDS encoding class I SAM-dependent methyltransferase — its product is MKQNKYDDTNFFSAYKQMPRSIGGLEAAGEWHVLKSLLPDLHNKSVLDLGCGFGWHCLYAREQQASSVIGVDISEKMLQEAREKTNDPAISYIQMPIEDIDFASEQFDVVISSLAFHYIESFEAICRKVHTYLKPGGSFIFSVEHPIFTSRNEQDWYVDDQGKRLHWPVDHYQTEGLRETTFLTENVIKYHRTISTYFNDLIEAGFAIKAVREPKPSEEMKNDPWMKDEDRRPMFLIISAEKQ
- a CDS encoding AraC family transcriptional regulator, which produces MTQSTTCHVLSAGFSFHRKPFHMSHSHGNQNYLIRLQTEGRSRAMIDGVMTPVESGDIMLFAPNDPYYLIIDKEEYPVGKPRIESGDYHIFCEGTWIAEWWERAQRPSLLSVPLSENFLGLFRQLILEHRRLSDFSPAISACYLQILCMEIDRLITDQPAISPKGYLAYRMKQYVEEHATLPFLLEDVAAHVDISVSRAVHLFKEAFGTSIIKYVNDVRLEMARERITFSPMPLEQVAETCGFANYTYFHRVFRSRFGMSPRQYRVHSRAQV